The following coding sequences are from one Microbacterium sp. SORGH_AS_0969 window:
- a CDS encoding fumarylacetoacetate hydrolase family protein — MTRIARVRTLEGVRTVRLDGDRLVPIADPYVAFAAGEEIADAGSPVHGSFEAPCVPTLVVGIAQNGPGHASPVQAWLKSPRTVAGPDRTVTLRRDAGTTVAEAEVAVVIGRGTTGLTAENAHEYVLGITAVNDLSSPDRSEFDPRNFESKSGEGYTPLGPYIDTAIGLDDDVTLQLVVDGEPVRDTSAGRYPMSMRACLAYVAAWTTLGPGDVIMMGAPFSASPIRPGVTVEVVVGEMRLRTPTI; from the coding sequence ATGACGCGCATCGCCCGCGTGCGGACGCTGGAGGGCGTGCGCACGGTCCGGCTCGACGGGGACCGGCTCGTGCCGATCGCCGATCCCTACGTCGCCTTCGCGGCGGGGGAGGAGATCGCGGATGCCGGCAGCCCGGTGCATGGGTCGTTCGAGGCGCCGTGCGTCCCGACTCTGGTCGTGGGCATCGCCCAGAACGGGCCCGGGCACGCCTCGCCTGTCCAGGCGTGGCTGAAGAGCCCCCGCACCGTCGCGGGTCCCGATCGCACGGTGACGCTGCGTCGCGACGCCGGCACGACGGTGGCGGAGGCGGAGGTGGCGGTCGTCATCGGTCGCGGAACGACGGGGCTCACCGCCGAGAACGCGCACGAGTACGTGCTCGGCATCACCGCGGTGAACGACCTGTCGAGTCCCGATCGGTCGGAGTTCGACCCCCGCAACTTCGAGTCGAAGTCGGGGGAGGGGTACACCCCACTGGGGCCGTACATCGACACCGCGATCGGTCTCGACGACGACGTGACGCTCCAGCTCGTCGTCGACGGGGAGCCCGTTCGCGACACGTCGGCGGGGCGCTACCCGATGTCGATGCGCGCGTGTCTCGCGTACGTCGCAGCGTGGACGACGTTGGGCCCCGGGGACGTGATCATGATGGGAGCGCCGTTCTCGGCATCCCCGATCCGTCCGGGAGTCACGGTCGAGGTCGTCGTGGGCGAGATGCGGCTGCGGACCCCGACGATCTGA
- the pth gene encoding aminoacyl-tRNA hydrolase, with translation MADTWVIVGLGNPGPRYEATRHNIGQMVVDELAARRSEAFRAHKANARVAETWLRPGGAKLVLAKPNSFMNVSGGPAAGLARFYDVAPERVVVVHDELDIPYDTVKLKTGGGHGGHNGVRDVAKALGTPEFPRVRVGIGRPVGRQDPADWVLDPFGATERQTLPILVSDAADAVEMLVEEGLVAAQQRFHAPRA, from the coding sequence ATGGCAGACACGTGGGTGATCGTCGGACTGGGCAACCCGGGCCCGCGTTACGAGGCGACGCGGCACAACATCGGCCAGATGGTCGTCGACGAGCTCGCGGCGCGGCGGAGCGAAGCGTTCCGCGCACACAAGGCGAACGCCCGCGTCGCCGAGACGTGGCTGCGCCCGGGCGGCGCCAAGCTCGTGCTCGCGAAGCCGAACAGCTTCATGAACGTCTCGGGCGGTCCGGCTGCCGGGCTCGCCCGCTTCTACGACGTCGCTCCGGAGCGGGTGGTGGTCGTCCACGATGAACTCGACATCCCATACGACACCGTGAAGCTCAAGACGGGCGGCGGTCACGGCGGACACAACGGTGTCCGCGACGTCGCCAAGGCGCTGGGCACTCCGGAGTTCCCGCGCGTGCGCGTCGGCATCGGCCGCCCGGTGGGTCGGCAGGACCCAGCGGACTGGGTGCTGGATCCGTTCGGCGCGACCGAGCGTCAGACCCTGCCGATCCTCGTCTCGGATGCCGCGGACGCGGTGGAGATGCTCGTCGAGGAGGGGCTGGTCGCGGCGCAGCAGCGATTCCACGCCCCGCGCGCCTGA